The following proteins are co-located in the Carassius carassius chromosome 39, fCarCar2.1, whole genome shotgun sequence genome:
- the LOC132121325 gene encoding protein pelota homolog yields the protein MKLVHKDIEKDNAGQVTLIPEEAEDMWHTYNLLQVGDSLRASTIRKVQTESSTGSVGSSRVRTTLTLCVETIDFDSQACQLRVKGTNIQENQYVKMGAYHTIELELNRKFTLAKKVWDSVVLDRIEQACDPAQKADVAAVVMQEGLANLVLVTPAMTLLRAKVEVTIPRKRKGSCTQHDKALERFYEAVMQGILRHFSFDVVKCVLVASPGFVKDQFISYLFKEAVRQDCKLLLENRSKFMVVHSSSGHKYSLKEVLCDPAVTARLSDTKAAGEVKALEDFYKMLQQEPDRAFYGLAHVERASEALAIDILMISDQLFRHQDIATRSRYVRLVDNVKENGGDVRIFSSLHVSGDQLNQLSGVAAILRFPIADVSDTEEDSSSDED from the exons ATGAAGTTGGTTCATAAAGACATCGAGAAGGATAATGCCGG TCAGGTGACACTAATACCTGAGGAAGCAGAGGACATGTGGCACACCTACAACCTGCTGCAGGTGGGCGACAGCCTCAGAGCCTCAACCATCAG GAAAGTGCAGACAGAGTCCTCCACGGGGAGTGTGGGCAGCTCACGTGTGCGCACCACACTAACTTTATGTGTGGAGACGATAGACTTTGATTCCCAGGCCTGTCAGCTCAGAGTCAAAGGAACAAACATCCAGGAGAACCAGTATGTGAAG ATGGGTGCCTATCATACGATTGAGCTGGAGCTCAACAGGAAGTTCACTCTCGCTAAAAAAGTCTGGGACAGTGTGGTGTTAGACAGAATTG AGCAGGCATGTGATCCCGCTCAGAAAGCAGATGTGGCTGCTGTTGTGATGCAGGAAGGTCTGGCCAATCTGGTTCTCGTGACTCCAGCCATGACCTTACTAAGGGCGAAGGTTGAGGTCACCATCCCCCGCAAGAGGAAAGGCAGTTGTACCCAACATGACAAG GCATTAGAGAGATTTTATGAAGCTGTCATGCAGGGCATTCTGAGACACTTCAGTTTTGAtg TGGTGAAGTGTGTTCTGGTGGCCAGTCCAGGATTTGTGAAAGATCAGTTCATCTCGTACCTCTTTAAAGAGGCTGTGAGGCAAGACTGTAAACTTCTTCTGGAGAACAGATCCAAATTTATGGTGGTGCACTCCTCATCTGGACACAAATATTCACTCAAAG AAGTGCTGTGTGATCCAGCAGTCACAGCCCGATTGTCTGACACCAAG GCAGCTGGAGAGGTCAAGGCTTTGGAAGACTTTTACAAGATGCTTCAACAGGAGCCTGATCGAGCTTTCTATGG GTTGGCTCATGTGGAAAGAGCAAGTGAAGCTTTAGCCATTGACATCTTGATGATCAGTGACCAACTATTTAG acatcAAGACATAGCCACCCGCAGCCGGTATGTTCGGCTTGTAGACAACGTGAAGGAAAATGGAGGAGATGTCAG aatATTCTCAAGCCTACATGTATCTGGAGATC AGTTGAATCAGCTGAGTGGAGTGGCGGCCATCCTGAGGTTCCCCATCGCTGACGTGTCTGACACTGAGGAGGACAGCAGCTCTGATGAAGACTGA